Proteins found in one Flavobacterium channae genomic segment:
- a CDS encoding bifunctional UDP-N-acetylmuramoyl-tripeptide:D-alanyl-D-alanine ligase/alanine racemase has protein sequence MNLNLTHIISFCKGVFHGNSTEFTASHISIDSRSLQNGSNTLFFAIKGQNHDAHLYLEELIAKGVRYFVVENIPEHLYEKANFIIVENSLKALQQTAIGYRKQFDFPFVGITGSNGKTIVKEWLNFLLSPNHLIVRNPKSYNSQVGVPLSILAIEGNYDLGIFEAGISLPNEMSNLEQIIQPKYGVLTNIGSVHDEGFSNREEKIKEKIQLFENCSDIFLEKNAEIEVLLPENSQKHTWSFSDESANLFVSKKIENGKTELTFKNNENSFTVTIPFSDENSIENVITCVNFMLFLGEEIAFIQNRIAELYPVELRLQAKKGINNCLVIDDSYSVDYQSLKIALDFLEQQKLHDKKTIILSDIFSSGIAVETLYNQVKQLLSKNKIERIITIGETIGKQLNDLPNVISFATTQEFLQQFNMQSFQNETILVKGARGFNFHEIVVLLEEKNHETILEINLDAISHNLNFYKSKLKPDTKIMVMVKAFGYGNGGYEIAKLLEHHKVDYLGVAFADEGIELRKAGITTPIMVLNPENSSFRAMIAYNLEPEIYSITGLQAFLKIAQHQNISHYPIHIKLDTGMHRLGFEPHLIDELCSLLKNNNFVKVKSVFSHLTASDDLQFDDFTKLQFKRFDAMYSELEKVLPSKPIRHILNTSGIFNYAEKQMEMVRLGIGLYGIGNSEQELKVLENVSTLKTIISQIREVLPEESIGYSRRFRVTQKMKVATIPIGYADGIRRAWGNEKGFVTINNQKATILGSICMDMMMVDITNISCKTGDEVIVFGKNPKVTEMASVIGTIPYEILTGISQRVKRIFYKN, from the coding sequence TTGAACCTCAACTTAACTCATATTATTTCGTTTTGTAAAGGCGTTTTTCACGGAAATTCGACTGAGTTTACCGCAAGTCATATTTCGATTGACAGCCGTTCATTACAAAATGGAAGCAACACTTTGTTTTTTGCTATCAAAGGACAAAATCACGATGCCCATTTATATTTGGAAGAGTTGATTGCAAAAGGCGTTCGTTATTTTGTGGTCGAAAATATTCCAGAGCATTTATACGAAAAAGCGAATTTCATTATCGTTGAAAATTCGTTAAAAGCACTACAACAAACTGCGATTGGCTATCGAAAACAATTCGATTTTCCATTTGTGGGAATTACCGGAAGCAACGGAAAAACCATCGTAAAAGAATGGTTAAATTTCTTATTAAGTCCCAATCATTTGATTGTTCGAAATCCGAAAAGTTATAATTCGCAAGTCGGCGTTCCCTTATCAATTTTAGCGATTGAAGGCAATTATGATTTAGGAATTTTTGAAGCTGGAATTTCGTTACCCAATGAAATGTCAAATTTAGAACAGATAATTCAACCGAAATACGGCGTTTTAACGAATATTGGTTCGGTTCATGACGAAGGTTTTTCCAATCGTGAAGAAAAAATCAAAGAGAAAATCCAACTTTTTGAAAATTGTTCCGATATTTTCTTGGAAAAAAATGCTGAAATTGAAGTTTTACTTCCAGAAAACAGTCAAAAACATACTTGGAGTTTTTCGGATGAAAGCGCGAATCTTTTCGTTTCGAAGAAAATTGAAAATGGTAAAACCGAATTGACTTTCAAAAACAACGAGAACTCTTTTACTGTAACTATTCCGTTTTCCGATGAAAATTCGATTGAAAATGTAATTACTTGCGTGAATTTCATGCTGTTTTTAGGCGAAGAAATTGCGTTTATCCAAAATCGTATTGCCGAATTATATCCAGTAGAATTAAGACTTCAAGCCAAAAAAGGCATCAATAATTGTTTAGTAATCGATGATAGTTATTCCGTAGATTATCAATCATTGAAAATTGCATTGGATTTCTTAGAACAACAAAAATTACACGATAAAAAAACCATTATATTATCGGATATTTTTTCGAGTGGCATTGCCGTTGAAACACTTTACAACCAGGTGAAACAATTGCTTTCGAAAAATAAAATCGAGCGTATTATTACCATTGGGGAAACCATCGGAAAACAATTGAACGATTTACCAAATGTGATTTCGTTTGCCACTACGCAAGAATTTTTACAGCAATTCAACATGCAATCGTTTCAAAACGAAACCATATTAGTAAAAGGTGCTCGCGGATTTAACTTTCATGAAATTGTAGTTTTATTGGAAGAGAAAAATCATGAAACCATTTTAGAAATTAACCTCGATGCAATTAGTCACAACTTGAATTTCTACAAATCCAAACTAAAACCAGATACCAAAATTATGGTCATGGTGAAAGCGTTTGGGTATGGAAATGGCGGTTACGAAATTGCCAAATTGCTCGAACATCATAAAGTCGATTATTTAGGCGTGGCTTTTGCCGATGAAGGCATCGAATTACGAAAAGCCGGAATTACGACTCCAATTATGGTTTTAAATCCTGAAAACAGTAGTTTTAGAGCCATGATTGCCTATAATTTAGAACCCGAAATTTATTCGATTACGGGTTTACAAGCCTTTTTAAAAATTGCGCAACACCAAAATATTTCGCATTATCCAATTCATATAAAATTAGATACGGGCATGCATCGCTTAGGATTTGAACCGCATTTGATTGACGAGTTGTGTTCTTTGCTGAAAAACAACAATTTCGTTAAGGTGAAAAGCGTGTTTTCGCATTTAACAGCGAGTGATGATTTGCAATTTGATGACTTCACGAAATTACAATTTAAACGTTTTGATGCGATGTATTCCGAATTAGAAAAAGTATTGCCTTCAAAACCAATTCGCCATATTTTAAACACATCTGGAATTTTCAATTATGCTGAAAAACAGATGGAAATGGTGAGATTAGGTATTGGTTTGTATGGTATTGGAAATTCGGAACAAGAATTGAAAGTGTTGGAAAATGTGAGCACTTTAAAAACCATCATTTCCCAAATCAGAGAAGTCTTACCTGAAGAAAGCATTGGTTACAGTCGAAGATTTCGAGTAACTCAAAAAATGAAAGTCGCTACAATTCCTATTGGTTATGCCGATGGCATTCGAAGAGCTTGGGGCAATGAAAAAGGTTTTGTTACCATCAATAATCAAAAAGCAACCATTTTAGGATCAATATGTATGGACATGATGATGGTAGATATTACGAACATTTCATGTAAAACGGGAGATGAAGTGATTGTTTTTGGAAAAAATCCAAAAGTAACAGAGATGGCAAGTGTAATTGGAACGATTCCGTATGAAATTTTAACTGGAATTTCGCAACGTGTTAAAAGAATTTTTTACAAAAATTAA
- a CDS encoding thymidine kinase, which produces MFLENTVNQQEQFGWIEVICGSMFSGKTEELIRRLKRAQFAKQKVEIFKPAVDTRYDDEMVVSHNRNEIRSTPVPAAENIRILAQGCDVVGIDEAQFFDEEIVAVCNDLANSGIRVIVAGLDMDFKGNPFGPMPALMATAEYVTKVHAVCTRTGNLAHYSFRKSDDKRLVMLGETEEYEPLSRAAYFKAIRENMEVKDVEIVNKQKDDNQ; this is translated from the coding sequence ATGTTTCTCGAAAATACCGTAAATCAGCAAGAACAATTTGGTTGGATTGAAGTAATTTGTGGCTCCATGTTTTCGGGCAAAACCGAAGAACTAATCCGCCGATTAAAACGAGCTCAATTTGCCAAACAAAAAGTCGAAATTTTTAAACCTGCAGTAGATACTCGTTATGACGATGAAATGGTAGTTTCGCACAACCGAAATGAAATTCGTTCTACTCCAGTTCCTGCAGCAGAAAATATTCGAATTTTAGCACAAGGTTGCGATGTTGTAGGTATTGACGAAGCTCAATTTTTCGATGAAGAAATTGTTGCTGTTTGTAACGATTTGGCCAATTCGGGAATTCGAGTTATTGTTGCCGGACTAGATATGGACTTTAAAGGAAATCCTTTTGGACCAATGCCAGCACTAATGGCAACGGCTGAATACGTTACTAAAGTACATGCCGTTTGTACTCGTACTGGAAATTTGGCACATTATAGTTTTAGAAAGTCTGATGATAAAAGACTGGTAATGCTAGGGGAAACTGAAGAATACGAACCATTGAGCCGTGCCGCTTATTTTAAAGCTATCCGAGAAAACATGGAAGTGAAAGATGTTGAAATTGTAAACAAGCAAAAAGACGATAATCAATAA
- the rsmI gene encoding 16S rRNA (cytidine(1402)-2'-O)-methyltransferase — MGKLFIVPTPIGNLEDMTFRAIKVLKEVDLILAEDTRTSGKLLKHFEIATHMHSHHMHNEHKTVENLVKRLQAGETIALISDAGTPAISDPGFLLTRACVENGVEVECLPGATAFVPALVNSGLPNDKFVFEGFLPDKKGRQTRFLALQEEYRTMIFYVSPHKLNKTLAEFVQYFGADRPVSVSRELSKLHEETVRGTAEEVLKHFEAKPAKGEIVVCVGGKK, encoded by the coding sequence ATGGGTAAATTATTCATAGTTCCTACGCCAATTGGTAATTTAGAAGACATGACTTTTAGAGCGATTAAAGTTTTGAAAGAAGTCGATTTAATTTTAGCAGAAGACACGCGTACTAGCGGAAAATTGCTAAAGCACTTCGAAATTGCTACGCACATGCACAGTCACCACATGCACAACGAACACAAAACCGTTGAAAATTTGGTAAAACGATTGCAAGCAGGTGAAACCATTGCATTAATTAGCGATGCAGGAACACCAGCCATTTCCGATCCAGGTTTTTTACTTACACGAGCTTGTGTAGAAAATGGCGTTGAAGTTGAATGTTTGCCTGGAGCAACTGCTTTTGTACCGGCTTTGGTAAATAGCGGTTTACCAAACGATAAGTTTGTTTTCGAAGGATTTTTACCTGATAAAAAAGGAAGGCAAACCCGATTTTTAGCCTTACAAGAAGAATATCGCACCATGATTTTCTATGTATCGCCACACAAATTAAACAAAACCTTAGCCGAATTTGTACAATATTTCGGTGCCGACAGACCCGTTTCGGTTTCCAGAGAATTATCAAAATTACACGAAGAAACCGTAAGAGGAACTGCCGAAGAAGTACTAAAACATTTTGAAGCGAAACCAGCTAAAGGCGAAATTGTGGTTTGTGTTGGCGGGAAAAAATAG
- a CDS encoding OsmC family protein — protein MDTHNITTTWKGKMQFESTNPSGDVISIDAGSENGGEGKGLRPKALMLSALAGCTGLDVASLMEKMKLEVTDFKIETSGELTEEHPKIYHKVKVDYHFYGPNLDQKKLEKAVNLSVDKYCGVMEMFRQFAKVEVEIFYHD, from the coding sequence ATGGATACACACAACATAACTACTACCTGGAAAGGTAAAATGCAATTTGAATCCACTAATCCAAGTGGCGATGTTATTTCAATAGATGCTGGTTCTGAAAACGGAGGAGAAGGAAAAGGCTTGCGTCCAAAAGCGTTGATGTTATCTGCTTTAGCAGGTTGTACAGGTTTAGACGTAGCTTCTTTAATGGAAAAAATGAAGTTAGAAGTGACCGATTTTAAGATTGAAACTTCTGGCGAATTAACTGAAGAACATCCAAAAATCTATCATAAAGTAAAAGTGGATTATCATTTTTATGGTCCTAATTTAGATCAGAAAAAATTAGAAAAAGCAGTCAATTTATCAGTTGATAAATATTGTGGCGTTATGGAAATGTTCCGTCAGTTTGCTAAAGTTGAAGTCGAAATTTTTTATCACGATTAA
- a CDS encoding HopJ type III effector protein yields the protein MTIAELITKVKQSEVFPFAEVIKTIDANYSFTPTFFKNGDVVNEENQNNGSCKVFSFAKMQHLTKEETLFLFGEHYQKVLETPNDSDHQNIRNFMNFGWDGIVFEKEALS from the coding sequence ATGACAATAGCTGAACTTATTACTAAAGTAAAACAATCAGAAGTGTTTCCATTTGCTGAGGTTATCAAAACAATTGATGCAAATTATTCTTTTACACCAACATTTTTTAAAAATGGCGATGTGGTAAACGAAGAAAATCAAAATAATGGTTCTTGTAAAGTGTTTTCATTTGCAAAAATGCAGCATTTAACAAAAGAAGAAACACTTTTTCTTTTTGGTGAACATTATCAAAAAGTACTTGAAACACCTAATGATTCAGATCATCAAAACATTCGAAATTTTATGAATTTTGGTTGGGACGGAATCGTGTTTGAAAAAGAAGCACTTTCGTAA